In a single window of the Coprothermobacter proteolyticus DSM 5265 genome:
- a CDS encoding phosphotriesterase family protein — MESVLGNITALGKTLAHEHLTINLSFNKSDDSNLNDDLAMLEDLKDLKAAGVDTIIDVTNIGMGRNIERMRKLSIQSGMNVIASTGYYKSPYLPSEVEQLSVEQLCSIMELEITKGIDGTEIKAALIGEIGTSDQMTDSEKKVFEAAALAHLRTGVPIYTHTTLGKLGIEQIEFLINNGVNPAKVVIGHLDLNPDMEYYKRVADYGCYMGFDTVGKISYQPDEIRAKNIAALVKLGFGNSILLSLDITRKSHLKSYGGYGHVYLFEKFIPMLYEQGLTSQDVDRLLIDNPSAWFLQ, encoded by the coding sequence ATGGAATCAGTCTTAGGTAACATTACCGCTCTTGGCAAGACTCTGGCACACGAGCACTTAACGATAAATCTTTCGTTTAATAAGAGTGATGATTCAAATCTGAATGATGACTTAGCCATGTTAGAGGATCTGAAAGATCTTAAAGCTGCGGGTGTTGATACCATCATAGATGTTACTAACATAGGTATGGGTAGAAACATTGAAAGAATGCGAAAACTGTCAATACAATCTGGTATGAATGTTATAGCCTCAACTGGTTATTACAAATCTCCTTATCTGCCTTCAGAAGTAGAACAGCTCTCAGTAGAACAGCTTTGTTCCATTATGGAGCTGGAAATAACCAAAGGTATAGACGGTACTGAGATAAAAGCCGCTCTTATAGGCGAAATAGGGACCAGCGACCAAATGACAGATTCTGAAAAGAAAGTGTTCGAAGCAGCAGCTCTTGCTCATCTCCGAACTGGAGTACCTATTTACACCCATACGACATTAGGAAAGCTTGGTATTGAACAAATTGAGTTTCTAATAAATAATGGTGTCAATCCGGCAAAGGTGGTTATAGGACACCTGGATTTGAATCCAGATATGGAATACTACAAGCGCGTGGCTGATTATGGTTGCTATATGGGTTTCGACACGGTTGGTAAGATAAGTTACCAACCAGATGAAATCAGAGCAAAGAATATTGCCGCCCTAGTTAAATTGGGTTTTGGAAATAGCATACTTCTATCACTGGATATTACGAGAAAATCACATTTAAAGTCCTACGGTGGTTACGGCCACGTGTACTTGTTTGAAAAGTTCATTCCAATGCTCTATGAGCAAGGTTTGACGTCGCAAGACGTTGATCGTTTACTTATTGACAACCCAAGTGCTTGGTTTCTGCAATAG
- the trpA gene encoding tryptophan synthase subunit alpha produces MENKNTRIQKAFEEINRERRKVLIAYITAGYPSLQSLGPIVKALEDGGANMVQIGIPFLDPVGDAPVVQILSKKAIENGFTMEKFFRALSKLREETTLPLILRAYYTTIFGYGEDRFVQACKEASVDAVVVPDLPLEESGILKSKLDAIGVPLVPIVVPAPQERIKAIVASGGGFVYLMMGPAENETAFVNQLNDFAKQVKQITNLPLCLGIELRDPILAKKLTKDADNIDSILVGDVLMETVRHACETNEFCHLTDELARIVEDFSTSLVLRR; encoded by the coding sequence ATGGAAAACAAAAACACCAGAATACAAAAGGCTTTCGAGGAAATAAACCGGGAAAGAAGAAAAGTGCTCATCGCCTATATCACGGCAGGATATCCTAGTTTACAAAGCTTGGGCCCCATCGTTAAAGCTTTAGAGGATGGTGGGGCAAACATGGTGCAAATAGGTATTCCTTTCTTAGATCCCGTGGGTGATGCTCCAGTAGTTCAAATACTCTCAAAAAAAGCCATAGAAAACGGTTTTACTATGGAGAAGTTTTTTCGAGCTCTCAGCAAGCTCAGAGAAGAAACTACTCTACCACTCATACTCAGAGCCTACTACACTACCATATTTGGCTATGGAGAAGACAGGTTTGTGCAGGCATGCAAAGAAGCAAGCGTAGATGCGGTTGTGGTCCCCGACCTGCCACTTGAAGAAAGTGGTATCTTGAAATCAAAACTGGATGCCATAGGCGTACCGCTGGTGCCCATAGTGGTTCCTGCACCCCAAGAGAGAATAAAGGCTATTGTGGCCAGCGGCGGTGGATTCGTCTACTTAATGATGGGGCCAGCAGAAAATGAAACGGCATTCGTTAATCAGCTTAATGACTTTGCAAAGCAAGTAAAACAAATCACAAACTTACCTCTTTGCCTGGGCATTGAACTGAGAGACCCCATACTTGCTAAGAAGCTTACCAAAGACGCAGACAACATCGACAGCATCTTAGTTGGTGATGTGCTCATGGAAACTGTGCGACACGCATGTGAAACTAATGAGTTTTGTCATTTAACGGATGAACTTGCACGAATTGTTGAGGATTTCAGCACCTCCCTCGTACTAAGAAGATAA
- a CDS encoding DsbA family oxidoreductase, with protein sequence MEIEFFHDVLCAWCYALSPRLRRLTEEFPDIKVIHRGFPLAPEPNDIVQMFGSKEKGKRDILQHWKAANMNDDEHRINAELMEQRDFDYPYSTPALLACKAAELQGGQAMHWNYFDKVQEAHLTLCRNIADFDVLTDIARELSLDVEKFSADLRGEQVKYLLRLDIDRALELGVEATPTLVANDGMLTGAVPYDSLKRWYVKVRQ encoded by the coding sequence ATGGAGATAGAGTTTTTCCATGATGTACTTTGTGCCTGGTGCTATGCCCTCTCTCCACGTTTAAGGCGCTTAACAGAGGAATTTCCTGACATTAAAGTGATACATCGTGGCTTTCCCTTAGCCCCAGAGCCAAACGATATTGTCCAAATGTTTGGCAGCAAAGAAAAAGGCAAAAGAGACATACTTCAGCATTGGAAAGCTGCCAATATGAATGATGATGAACACCGCATAAACGCAGAACTCATGGAGCAAAGGGACTTTGATTACCCCTACTCCACTCCAGCTCTATTGGCGTGCAAAGCAGCTGAGCTTCAAGGTGGTCAAGCAATGCACTGGAACTACTTCGACAAAGTTCAAGAAGCACATCTCACACTGTGCAGAAACATTGCTGATTTTGATGTTCTTACCGACATTGCCAGAGAACTCAGCTTGGATGTGGAAAAGTTTAGTGCTGACTTAAGAGGCGAACAGGTTAAATACTTGCTGCGTCTTGACATAGACCGAGCCTTGGAGCTTGGTGTGGAAGCAACCCCCACCTTAGTAGCAAATGATGGCATGCTCACAGGTGCAGTACCTTACGACAGCTTGAAGCGCTGGTACGTGAAAGTTCGCCAGTAA